In Arsenophonus sp. aPb, one DNA window encodes the following:
- a CDS encoding MFS transporter: MPSLTNMQSQPVARPLNRQDYKTLGLSSLGGTLEFYDFVIFVFYAKIISQLFFPSGNQFLALMATLGLFAAGYLARPLGGIIMAHYGDKIGRKRMFSLSIFMMALPTLVIGSLPTYATIGIAAPLLLLLMRIMQGAAIGGEMPGAWVFIAEHTPKQCYGLGIGILTSGITGGILLGSMIAISIEYHFSEQQIVDFAWRIPFILGGLFGFISVYLRRFLEETPIFKQLAAQKALSSQLPIKTVLTSHKQACLITAALTWSLSTAIIVIILMTPDVILRGIYHIDRNSALQANCIAVLMLTVGCIFWGYLSDKIGSRITLLVAYSGLIISTSYFYYILSPSLSFLALSSYYAIMGFFVGAVVLTPIISTRAFPPAIRYSGLSFAYNIAYAIFGGLTPIITGFWLQQSQLAPIYYVNTVAILATLVGFLPLAYQGWQNHQPDKSNPDADNPVQNVLSR; this comes from the coding sequence ATGCCATCGCTAACCAACATGCAAAGTCAGCCTGTTGCCAGGCCATTAAATCGACAAGATTATAAAACACTGGGTCTATCTTCGTTAGGTGGCACACTTGAATTTTATGATTTTGTTATTTTTGTCTTTTACGCCAAAATCATCTCGCAACTTTTTTTCCCAAGTGGCAATCAATTTCTCGCGCTGATGGCAACTCTTGGCTTATTTGCTGCCGGTTATCTGGCTCGTCCGTTAGGTGGCATTATTATGGCACATTATGGCGATAAAATCGGTCGTAAGCGCATGTTCAGTTTAAGTATATTTATGATGGCACTACCTACTTTAGTCATCGGCTCCCTACCCACTTATGCAACAATTGGTATCGCCGCTCCACTACTATTACTACTAATGCGTATTATGCAGGGGGCGGCAATTGGCGGAGAAATGCCAGGTGCCTGGGTGTTTATCGCTGAACACACACCAAAACAGTGTTATGGTTTAGGTATTGGCATACTAACTTCGGGTATTACCGGCGGTATTTTACTTGGCTCTATGATAGCCATTAGTATTGAATATCATTTTAGCGAACAACAAATTGTTGACTTTGCCTGGCGTATCCCATTTATTCTTGGTGGTTTATTTGGCTTTATTTCTGTCTATCTGCGCCGTTTTTTAGAGGAAACACCGATATTCAAACAGTTAGCGGCGCAAAAAGCGCTTAGTAGTCAGTTACCGATTAAGACGGTGTTAACATCACATAAGCAAGCTTGTTTGATCACCGCTGCGTTAACCTGGTCTTTATCTACCGCTATTATCGTGATCATTTTAATGACGCCTGACGTTATTTTACGTGGGATCTACCATATTGATCGCAATAGCGCTTTACAAGCCAACTGCATTGCGGTGTTAATGTTAACAGTTGGTTGTATTTTTTGGGGCTATTTAAGTGATAAAATTGGCTCGCGTATCACCCTGCTTGTTGCCTACAGCGGACTTATTATTTCAACTAGCTATTTTTATTATATATTATCACCCTCTCTCTCATTTTTAGCGTTAAGTAGCTATTATGCCATTATGGGATTCTTCGTCGGCGCGGTTGTTTTAACACCAATTATTTCGACCCGAGCGTTCCCTCCGGCTATTCGTTATTCCGGCCTGTCCTTTGCCTATAATATTGCCTATGCGATCTTTGGTGGCTTAACGCCAATTATCACTGGCTTCTGGTTACAACAGTCTCAGTTGGCGCCAATTTACTATGTCAATACAGTGGCAATATTAGCTACTTTGGTTGGTTTTTTACCCCTAGCTTATCAAGGATGGCAAAATCATCAGCCAGATAAATCCAACCCTGATGCGGATAACCCGGTTCAAAATGTACTAAGTCGTTAA